The following coding sequences are from one Candidatus Paceibacterota bacterium window:
- a CDS encoding 4'-phosphopantetheinyl transferase superfamily protein — protein sequence MKRFQGIPSVNEEGGFIISANTLQSNPDGVFMLVSFDVSKFMDNLYQRLGISFTEEIASSVIKRRAEYLAGRYVAKLALERLGFFKCDIESDERRCPLWPIGIVGSISHAKNKALCAVWRTTHTDTIGIDIEYWIAPYICSALEAQAADRTECDLLAACGLTYHKALTLLFSAKESVFKALYPKVGYYFDFSAIRLAAIDTEAHMLIFVVNRMLGPYRKGFALSAAYKIFTGGVIVLVRIGN from the coding sequence ATGAAGCGTTTTCAGGGTATTCCTTCAGTAAATGAAGAGGGGGGCTTTATTATTTCTGCGAATACGTTGCAGTCAAACCCCGACGGCGTTTTTATGCTCGTCAGCTTTGATGTCTCGAAGTTTATGGACAATTTGTATCAGAGGTTGGGGATTTCTTTTACTGAAGAAATCGCCAGTTCTGTAATAAAAAGAAGAGCTGAATACCTCGCGGGACGGTATGTGGCAAAACTCGCACTGGAGAGGCTCGGTTTCTTTAAATGTGACATCGAATCGGATGAACGGCGATGCCCGCTTTGGCCCATAGGTATCGTCGGCTCAATAAGTCATGCGAAAAACAAGGCACTTTGCGCCGTTTGGCGCACCACGCATACCGATACTATTGGCATAGATATCGAGTACTGGATTGCACCATATATCTGTAGCGCACTGGAAGCGCAGGCAGCGGACCGCACGGAGTGCGATCTGCTTGCGGCGTGCGGACTAACCTACCATAAGGCGCTCACGCTGTTATTTTCAGCAAAGGAGAGTGTGTTTAAGGCACTTTATCCAAAAGTCGGTTACTATTTCGACTTTTCGGCAATACGACTGGCGGCAATTGATACCGAAGCGCACATGCTAATCTTTGTTGTCAATCGAATGCTGGGACCTTATCGCAAGGGTTTCGCGTTGTCAGCAGCATACAAGATATTCACGGGAGGGGTGATAGTGCTCGTTCGAATTGGCAATTAG